The Gossypium arboreum isolate Shixiya-1 chromosome 4, ASM2569848v2, whole genome shotgun sequence DNA segment CCACATCTTCCTGCCTGAACAATAATATTTATACTAATCGAGTTAAAACTCAATTAACACCCCGTCTTTGTTGTTAGTActtttggtaaatatttaatatattattataatatgatAGAGAAAAATGGTTGGAATGTGATATCATACTAAAGAATATTCCTTTGTTTTATacgaaataaattattttttaaatataaatacaaaAGGTTTGGTCTTATCATATAACATCAAAgattttttctctatttttgtttCTACCTTTTATTTATGGGtttgtgtggatgccccattaaACTCCAATTCCAAACTTTTCCCATAtcaatatttgatttttttattaattaaatttttctaattaatttatCTATGTCCGAGATTAAGAGTGAGTTTGAATGAATAATACATTTACTTatggttagtgtaaaaatagtgGTAACGATAAGATTAAATACTGTAACAGTACTATAACGTAAgacaaaaaataaactaaatatgCTACACCTTACCGATAATCTAAACTCACTCTAATGTTCGATTTGTGGATTCATTGCAATATATACAAGTTTGAAATTGTATCATATAAAATAATTAGCATAATAATTCTGAGCCAAATACACGCATAAAATTTGAATTTGGGACTTTTTaactatataaattattaaaatataagtttTGTAATAATTATATTCAAATCATGGTTATTTCAATAGGATCGTTCGATCGAATCGGTTAGAATGAAAATCAGTTAAAATATTAGTTCAGAAAAAAGTTTAAGATCAATTGAGTCGAAAATCAATACAAATTAATTCAACTAAGctaaaaatgattgaattgatgATTAAATCGATTCGACTATTGATCCAATTctaaaaatattgataaaaaatattttattatttggattattgtAATTATTAATGAATGGCACTTGAAACGAGGTCAAAACTCTGTCTCCAAAGTCAAAAAACTACCAAACCCCACTGTCTCCCCATAACCTCTTTCTTCCTTCACATACAAACAAACATTTATTTCTTAGCAATTTTCAataatcttaaaaatattttggCTCTAATTCTAAAATCAATGGGACAAGTTGAccaaaaacacaaaatattcattaCAATTCTCAAAGTTTACTTTTTAGGGTTAATTTACCAAACATCCTCAAACTATAACTTAATTTCTTAGTTGTCCTCAAACTTTAGTTGTCCTCAAACTTTGGGCATTGAATGTCGCTCAAATGTCGCTCAGATCTAACATAGTGCATCAAATTGTAAACACACGTATATGTACTGTATAGTCAATTTGGATTTGAtatattaaagaaaaataaataatgtcAATCTAGATTTAAGTTGTCCATATAATaggtacataaatatttataatttaatccacaTGTTTACCTATATTGACGGAAAgacaattaaaataatattattttgaggacttgatgaaaatatattaaaagtTAAAGATCAAATTAAAATCTGAACGATAATTTGAGGATGTTTATTGCAAGTAACcttaatttataaaacattgctTGTAGATGGAAAATTAAAGGAATCTCAATATCTCCATAGGGAAACAAACATACAACAACACATCCTTCAAtgcacatttttttttcctttcctttttgttCTTTTGCCCAATTTGCCACCCATCTCTCAACACTATGAACCACCACTTTGGGGTCATTCTTGGAATTGTAGAGATGGAAATACAAATCAAACTTTTTTCAacttaaggaaaaaaaaaagaacttcgATTCCATGAGCCAACATAAGCATAATATATCTATTAAGAATGGCTGCTTGCAACGACGACGTTTTGAAAGATCCTGTTGAGCGATGGGGCTCGATTGATCTTCCTCTTTTGAGATTGCTTATTTGATACATCGACGACAAAGTTGTAGCACTCACTTACTCTTTCCTATTTGTAAAAAAAGTGGAGCAatgaatgataaaataaaaatggtGATCAAATGATCCATTAATGGAACAAAGTGAAtttttaatcataaaaattaccAACCTTTTTAATTTTAAGAACATCTAAGAGCTGATTTTGGTAGTCAATGGGAGTGAATGGCTCAACTTGGTCTATCACATGCATCATTGTTGCGGAGGCCAATACTGAGGGAAGATAGTGCATAGAACTTGAATCTACAAAAACATGGACTAAATTATGAgattaagaaaacaaaaaggggccctttgtttatttttcttttacttttgtcCATGCTTTTATATTTGGTCAAATTTCATAGAAGCTCCCTATACCTTTTTTACATATTTAGTCCTACTATACTTTGATCATTTTTTTATCTTCTACTTTTTGAAatgtgtatttttttttattatttctcaaGGTATTTACCGAAATAAACCCAGTAACTAATCATTCATATTTTGTAAGCTCAGAAAGGGAGTAGATGCTAACCATGAGTTTTAAATCTGCTCCATACTCAGGACGAGGATCGAATCCTCGACCACTTGTTAAGGTAGGATAAATTCCTACCATCTCACCTAACTTCCgtgattgaaatgtgtattttTAATCTAGCTTCTAGATTAAAAGATAGaggattaaaaattttaaaattatagtaaaagggactaaattttaaaaaataaattgtataTAGTATAGAGACCTATAAAATTTGACCATTTATCTAAAGCTATTGCAAAAAGAGAAGGGCTTACCAGAGATTACACAAAGGAGGAGATGCTCACATCTCTTGAGAAACTCCCAATGGAGATGAGTCTTCAAGCCAAGCCTTCTTATGATGTGATCAATGAATGAAAGTGGGGTAATGGGATTCATTTTCCATTTGAGAGTTGTAAGGATTAAAATCTCCATTCTTTGAATTGTTTTGGCCTCAAAAACATATTTTATGTCTTCAACCTATGAACCCCAAAACAAGAAACATGTTAATCTCCTTGAAAATTTATgacaaatttcccccctaatggAGATGGCTTAATGTAGCTACAACATgcttaaaaactcaataattgaaacaaaatgatggtttaaatattaaaataaaaaaaatgggtaTAGCTGAAGAGCTAATTGTGAATTAAGACTATTGAAGAACTGGGTTCGAAGCTGCCAGTCCATCAAGTGGCAAAATGATAGTTTAAGTATGAAAAAGgacttaaatataaaaataaaaaaatgggtaTAACTCAATAGCTAAAGCATGAGTAAAGCCTAACTAGGGTCGAAACTATTTTCCTACTGAGTGACAAAATGAATTAGGATAGAAATCGAATAATAAAATGATAGTTTAAGtacttaaatataaaaattaaaaaataggtATATTTCAAGAGCTAATCATGAATAAAATTTGTTGATGAACTGGGGTCGGAAGTGTCTGTCTGCCGGGTGAACCGCCTTCCCAATCTCCTCCAGCCCTAGTTCATCAACAAAGCCAATGGGTAATATTGAATTTGGGGACATACTTGAAGGTCTAGCAAAAGGGGAACTTGAGTTTCTTCAACTTTTGCAGCCAAAGAAAGACAAGTGACAGCAACAAGGTGGATCAGCCATGGCTTATTATCACTTTGAAAACGAAAGCTAGACAAGAACCGATCGAGATAGTTAATGGCCAGCACAGCCGTGAGAGTGGTGAAGCCGTAGCGAGCATTGACTTTAAGCACCCATTCAACAGCAACACATCGAGCCATTGCTAGAAACTCATCGGCACCATTGATGGTATCAGGAGCCGGCACCACCTTGTTCTGTGTAATTTCTTTAGAGAACATTGAAAGAAGCTCTTCATCATCCCAAAACAAGTCTTGGTCAAGGGGGAAAAATGGGTTTCCGCCATTGTTACAAGCACTTGAAGcaccatcatcttcttcttcttcacaaTAGAGAGCATCAATATCATCTAGCAAGGACAAAGGCTGGCTTTGTTCTTGTTCTTGTTCTTGTTGCATTGTTATGTTCTTGTTGTTTTACACTATGAAGAAGAGGGATTCGAGTGTCCCATCATCATTCTCTAGCTATGTGAACAATATGAAGAAAAGGGATTTTTTTTTTAGTGAGGGTGGGTCATTTTTTTTTAATCAAGTCAATGAAATACCATATGATATTTGTATgtaatggaaaattttatataaaaaaatgttCTTGGGTATTTGGACAATCTTTTTTGGGTGTGTGCTTTCGGTGTTATTTAGTTGGTGGGCAGAGAAAGAAAAAATGTAAGCAACGGCACACTCACCAAGCTTGGGGGGCCATGAAAATTATCCCTCTTATTTCGGGTTTgaattgtttcaatttagtccaagttCAAAAACTTGATTAGATCATAAAAAATTACTAATAAGTTTAGCTTAAATAGAGAAATGAATAGATCTGCTTCTCTTTTTTCTTCTGAGCCGAATTCTTCCCTTAATTACTAATGGAATAGAACAAATATTTAGCTTAAATAGAGAAATGAATCAAATTCAAAGATACTCAAATTTTAAATGATTCGAATCCGAAATTATTCAAACAAGTGATTCGAAATGACCTGAATTTGAGATCTTGTGATCTTAAAAGCTCGAGTATCAAATTTGAATACTTTGAATTCAAAATTATCCAAATCTTAAAATGTCCAAACTCAAAACTAACACGAATATAAgataattcaatccaaaattaTCTAAAcccgaaaattttcattttgaagcAAAAACCAACTCTGCTTGCTAAATTGATATGATGAAAAACCACACGTTCTTCTCTATTCTTGTGATCTTATTTTCTATTCCTCTTTTTCttctaatttattaatttatttatcttataaaatctttaattaaattgatgtcgcgaatcaaattcaaaaatattcAAATTCTAAATGATTCGAATTCGAAATCATCCAAACAAGTGACTCGGAATAACCTGAATTTGAAATGATCTAAACTTAAAAACTCAAGTGTCAAACTTAAACTCAAAAGGATCCTCCAACTCAAAATTATCTAAAGATGTGAGCTTTTAAACTCAAAACTAACACAAATGTAAAACATTTCAATCCGAAATTATCTGAACCCAAATTTTTTAAGCGCAAACTGATCCAATTTTGTTTTCTATTATTGAGATCTTATTTtctcttcctcttcttcctctaatttattcatttatttctttcacttataaattttttaattaaattaatatcacGAATTAATTATACcaacttaattaaaaatttaacaaaattttataaaaattataaaaatatttctaccttttataatttttatataaattaaatattttaaactacaacttaaaaaaaaaaaactcatttgtCAAGTTGGAATTTTTGGTGCCCACAAAATATTAATATCTTTTGATAGTTGATATATTAATAATGTATATtatataagttttaaaatatttatatatctaTATTATTGTTACGTATTCATAATCACTAACTCGAAATTCAGGTATGGTTTGGATCACCTATCGGTGACCCGATTGGGCTTTATCAGTTAGCTATAAATTTAgtgttaattataaatttatttaattttacgtTTAATTTGTCAAATATAGTCTGATGAATgtaatttaattt contains these protein-coding regions:
- the LOC108458386 gene encoding cyclin-D3-1-like yields the protein MQQEQEQEQSQPLSLLDDIDALYCEEEEDDGASSACNNGGNPFFPLDQDLFWDDEELLSMFSKEITQNKVVPAPDTINGADEFLAMARCVAVEWVLKVNARYGFTTLTAVLAINYLDRFLSSFRFQSDNKPWLIHLVAVTCLSLAAKVEETQVPLLLDLQVEDIKYVFEAKTIQRMEILILTTLKWKMNPITPLSFIDHIIRRLGLKTHLHWEFLKRCEHLLLCVISDSSSMHYLPSVLASATMMHVIDQVEPFTPIDYQNQLLDVLKIKKERVSECYNFVVDVSNKQSQKRKINRAPSLNRIFQNVVVASSHS